From Rudanella lutea DSM 19387, a single genomic window includes:
- a CDS encoding TonB-dependent receptor translates to MTFRYLFLWALLLPVSAAFAQSVRPRASAPVATVSGYVREAGSQEALIGVNVYLPGTSTGTTTNTYGFYSLTLPVQDSVRLAYSFVGYEAVEYTVSLRRDTQRNVTLDPGKTLSEVTVTSSRTQEKVSDTPQMSQIDIPVQQIKKIPAFLGEKDVLKVLQLMPGVQKGSEGSTGIYVRGGGPDQNLIILDDAVVYNANHLFGFFSVFNGDALKSVELTKGGFPARFGGRLSSVIDLNMKDGNREKLHGEGGIGLISSRLTLEGPLAKNKKPGERSGSFLVSGRRTYLDVVAAPLIRAQTDGQTQAGYYFYDLNAKVNYDLTDKDKVYLSGYFGRDRFYAKEDDSGTDVGLGWGNATGTLRWNHLFSQRLFSNLSLIYSDYKFQIASDERGRNNNATDLFSLRYNSGIRDFSLKYDLDFYPNPQHSLRFGVQTIQHRFTPSAIVLKNAGSVGFDRRINNIDVLESGIYAEDTWRPNERWRLNGGLRLSHFVQKEVNYIRPEPRLSAAYMLKPDLSLKGSYALMNQYIHLLSNTGIGLPTDLWVPTTDRVAPQQSEQVAAGLAKDFNKSGLSLTVEGYYKTMNNIINYREGASFLLLGDPTSAQQVRWEDNVTSGRGWSYGAEVLLQKKTGRFSGWAGYTLSWTQWQFPLLNGGKKFYPRYDRRHDISLVGIYELSKRITLSAAWVYGTGNALTVPQAEYRAYRHEPGIRGSSTTGAAAIVSGLFDYGARVSDYGTQKNTFRAEAYHRMDFGIQFHKKKRHHERTWEFSFYNLYNRRNPFFYQIESVTEGQVPNQTTRTGLFRYSVFPIVPAFSYNFKF, encoded by the coding sequence ATGACGTTTCGTTACCTGTTTCTCTGGGCGTTGCTGTTGCCCGTTTCTGCCGCTTTTGCCCAGTCGGTTCGGCCCCGGGCCAGCGCGCCCGTAGCCACGGTAAGCGGGTATGTACGCGAGGCTGGCAGTCAGGAGGCCCTGATTGGGGTCAATGTGTACCTGCCGGGAACCTCAACCGGCACCACCACCAACACCTATGGCTTTTACTCGCTCACGCTGCCCGTGCAGGACAGCGTGCGGCTGGCGTACTCATTTGTGGGGTACGAAGCGGTTGAATACACGGTTTCGTTACGGCGCGACACCCAGCGTAATGTGACCCTCGATCCCGGCAAAACCTTGTCGGAGGTAACGGTGACCTCCAGCCGGACGCAGGAAAAAGTAAGCGATACCCCCCAGATGAGTCAGATCGATATACCGGTGCAGCAGATTAAGAAAATACCGGCGTTTCTGGGCGAAAAAGATGTGTTGAAGGTACTCCAGCTGATGCCGGGTGTGCAGAAAGGATCGGAGGGGAGCACGGGTATTTACGTGCGCGGGGGCGGCCCCGACCAGAACCTCATTATTCTGGACGATGCCGTGGTGTACAACGCCAACCACCTGTTCGGGTTTTTCTCGGTTTTCAACGGCGACGCTCTCAAAAGTGTCGAGCTGACCAAGGGCGGCTTTCCGGCCCGGTTTGGTGGGCGGCTGTCGTCGGTTATCGACCTGAACATGAAAGACGGTAACCGCGAGAAACTGCACGGTGAGGGCGGTATTGGGCTTATTTCGTCGAGGCTTACGCTGGAAGGCCCCCTGGCCAAAAACAAAAAACCGGGCGAGCGGTCGGGGTCGTTTCTGGTGTCGGGCCGCCGAACGTACCTTGACGTAGTGGCTGCTCCGCTTATTCGGGCACAAACCGACGGGCAAACCCAGGCTGGTTATTATTTCTACGACCTCAACGCCAAGGTTAATTACGACCTGACGGATAAAGACAAAGTGTACCTGAGTGGCTACTTTGGCCGCGACCGGTTCTATGCGAAAGAAGATGATTCGGGCACGGATGTGGGTCTGGGCTGGGGTAATGCCACCGGTACCCTCCGCTGGAATCACCTGTTTTCGCAACGCCTGTTTTCGAACCTTTCGCTTATTTACAGCGACTATAAATTTCAAATAGCCTCCGACGAGCGTGGCCGGAACAACAATGCCACCGACCTGTTTTCGCTTCGGTATAACTCCGGTATCCGCGATTTCTCGCTCAAGTACGACCTTGATTTTTACCCTAACCCCCAACACTCGCTGCGGTTTGGGGTGCAAACCATTCAGCACCGGTTTACGCCCAGCGCAATTGTGCTTAAAAATGCAGGCTCGGTGGGTTTCGATCGGCGGATCAACAATATCGACGTGCTGGAGTCGGGCATCTATGCCGAAGATACCTGGCGTCCCAACGAGCGCTGGCGCCTGAATGGTGGCCTTCGCCTGAGTCATTTTGTCCAGAAAGAGGTAAACTACATCCGGCCGGAGCCCCGGCTGTCGGCTGCGTACATGCTCAAGCCCGATTTGTCGCTCAAAGGGTCGTACGCGCTCATGAACCAGTACATTCACCTGCTTTCCAACACGGGTATCGGCCTGCCTACCGACCTCTGGGTGCCCACAACCGACCGCGTGGCTCCGCAACAGTCAGAGCAGGTAGCCGCCGGGTTGGCAAAGGACTTCAACAAGTCGGGCCTGTCGCTCACGGTCGAGGGGTATTACAAGACGATGAACAATATCATCAACTACCGAGAGGGGGCCAGTTTTCTCTTACTTGGCGATCCTACTTCGGCCCAGCAGGTGCGTTGGGAAGACAACGTGACCTCCGGGCGGGGCTGGTCGTACGGGGCGGAGGTGCTGCTTCAGAAAAAAACAGGCCGTTTTTCGGGCTGGGCGGGCTACACGCTCTCTTGGACACAGTGGCAGTTTCCGTTGCTCAACGGCGGGAAGAAGTTTTACCCGCGCTACGATCGTCGGCACGATATTTCGCTCGTCGGGATTTACGAGTTAAGCAAGCGTATCACCCTCTCGGCGGCCTGGGTGTACGGCACGGGCAACGCCCTCACGGTACCGCAGGCCGAGTACCGGGCCTACCGGCACGAGCCGGGCATCCGGGGCAGTAGCACAACCGGCGCTGCAGCCATTGTGTCGGGCCTGTTCGATTATGGAGCCCGCGTGAGCGACTACGGAACCCAGAAAAATACCTTCCGGGCCGAGGCTTACCACCGCATGGATTTCGGTATTCAGTTTCACAAGAAAAAGCGGCACCATGAGCGCACCTGGGAGTTCAGTTTCTACAACCTATATAACCGGCGCAATCCCTTCTTTTACCAGATTGAGTCGGTGACCGAGGGGCAGGTCCCCAACCAGACTACCCGAACGGGGCTGTTCCGGTATTCGGTATTCCCGATTGTGCCAGCGTTTAGCTACAATTTCAAGTTTTAG
- a CDS encoding NAD(P)/FAD-dependent oxidoreductase, with product MLEFDQLSLNIPATTKKRVVIIGGGFGGLNVALNLDSRDFQVVMFDKQNYHAFWPLLYQVATAGLEPDSIAEPLRKVFTDQDDFHFRLVRVTGVDPTAKTVKTLIGDLSYDYLVVATGSKSNFFGNAQVQKYAFPLKQMTDALNLRSQLLQCFEQASITKDPEIRQSLLNFVIVGGGPTGVEMAGSIAEMRKHVLPNDYPGLDFSKMNIYLVEGLDRVLPPMDPESSKAAHAYLDELGVEVKLKTLVDTYDGQTVILKSGEQIRSQTLIWAAGVTGALIDGIPAESVERGRVLVDQFNQIQGLTNVFAIGDLAYMKGGDPDFPNGHPGVAQPAIQQGERLAKNLGQLVRNREMEPFRYFNKGNLAIVGRNRAVADLPRNLHLKGFLAWATWLFVHIFYLIGFRNKLVVLSNWIYRFFTYQRGTRLIIRPFVRKEDVRAQEFLVKNEMV from the coding sequence ATGTTAGAATTTGATCAGCTTTCTCTGAATATTCCGGCCACCACCAAAAAACGGGTGGTGATTATCGGAGGTGGGTTCGGGGGGCTCAATGTCGCTTTAAATCTTGACAGCCGCGATTTTCAGGTTGTCATGTTTGATAAACAGAACTACCACGCGTTCTGGCCTTTGTTGTACCAGGTAGCAACAGCCGGGCTCGAACCCGACTCCATTGCCGAGCCCCTGCGCAAGGTATTTACCGATCAGGATGATTTTCACTTTCGGCTGGTGCGGGTTACGGGTGTCGACCCGACGGCCAAAACCGTCAAAACCCTTATCGGCGACCTGTCGTACGACTATTTGGTGGTGGCCACGGGCTCCAAAAGCAACTTTTTTGGCAACGCGCAGGTACAAAAGTACGCCTTTCCGCTCAAGCAGATGACCGACGCCCTCAACCTCAGGAGTCAGTTACTGCAATGTTTTGAGCAGGCCAGCATTACCAAAGATCCCGAAATCCGGCAGTCGCTGCTCAACTTCGTGATTGTGGGTGGTGGTCCCACGGGTGTCGAAATGGCCGGTTCAATCGCGGAGATGCGGAAGCACGTCCTGCCCAACGACTATCCGGGGCTCGACTTCTCCAAGATGAACATTTACCTCGTAGAGGGCCTCGACCGGGTGTTACCGCCTATGGACCCCGAATCGAGCAAGGCCGCCCACGCGTATCTGGATGAGCTGGGCGTGGAGGTTAAGCTCAAAACCCTGGTAGATACGTACGACGGCCAAACGGTCATTCTGAAATCGGGCGAGCAGATCCGCAGCCAGACCCTAATCTGGGCTGCCGGGGTTACGGGCGCCCTGATCGACGGAATTCCGGCCGAAAGTGTTGAGCGCGGCCGGGTACTGGTCGATCAGTTCAATCAGATTCAGGGCCTGACCAATGTGTTTGCCATTGGCGACCTCGCCTACATGAAAGGGGGCGACCCCGACTTTCCGAACGGGCACCCTGGCGTGGCCCAACCCGCCATTCAGCAGGGTGAGCGGCTAGCCAAGAATCTTGGCCAATTGGTCCGCAACCGCGAAATGGAGCCGTTCCGGTATTTCAACAAAGGCAACCTGGCCATTGTGGGCCGCAACCGGGCCGTAGCCGATTTGCCCCGCAACCTTCACCTTAAAGGGTTTCTGGCCTGGGCTACGTGGCTTTTTGTGCACATTTTCTACCTGATTGGGTTCCGCAACAAGCTGGTT